From a single Methylacidiphilum kamchatkense Kam1 genomic region:
- the uvrA gene encoding excinuclease ABC subunit UvrA, with translation MNETESIRLRKIRTHNLKAIDLDIPHKALTVITGLSGSGKSSLAFDTLYAEGQSRYIETFPPYIRQFLLRTEKPKAEAIEGILPAIAIEQDKTSANTRSTVATMTGIADYLKLFYTRLAYPLCPQCHQKIRKSSPKTLTEFLYNAYPQKDFLICFPVRFSAHTPFKEACLLLVSQGYSKIWLENKINRIDEEILEKTEFNCQELFVVHSLQRTEPHKRTELLEIFDESFKSGKGRLMIVLLPEKESLVFSDQLICPIDNIEFEEPFPALFSFNNPKGACPTCHGFGRIITIDYDKVIPDKTLSIAQGAIRPFQSPNFAHWQVFLERMLKKRKISLSKKISAYTAAEWDYLIHGEASEESAEILVEEDCWCGIKGFFSILEKKTYQTHIRVFLSHYRLYSQCPECNGSRFNKKTLCYKIDSGKTAFSIGELLQLPINELIHTVEAVEIPAFDQAAMRIKEEILSRLSYLNDIGLGYLTLDRASRTLSGGETRRANLTICLGNKLTNTLFVLDEPTIGLHPKDCSRLIQLIQKLRDQGNTVVVVEHEETVIKHADYIVELGPGSGAEGGQVIYAGDLQGLCSSSSSLTGAYLSGKKSISIPQKRREPQSGFLEIRKATIHNLQELDVDIPIGLFVTITGVSGCGKSSLVQEIIAYSLHRIQEINPPPGPFFTDRAIITGWENIEEVIEIDQSPIFKTPRSNIALYLGIWPYVKQLFASTEAAQIQGLEESHFSINSGEGRCPRCLGLGYEKIEMQFLSDVFVPCSVCEGKRFQPYILAIHYHGKSLDQILRMTAKEALMFFEPQVADSSRQAILHKKISSLLALLEEVGLDYLQLGHPLNQLSGGESQRLKILGILSEKLFNKKTRSHTKQRLIILDEPTTGLHIDDVKRLISLLQKLVDAANTLVVVEHNLDLILSSDWVIDLGPLGGKHGGKIIAQGPPETIAAAKESFTGIFLKEKLRATPSFLPTPSSFLSSRGQSLFIRGARHHNLKSISLEIELAKTTVLTGISGSGKSTLAFDVLFAESRRRFLDSLSGYARQFIQSLEKPQVDDIECLPPSIAIEQRSNRPGSKSTVGTLSEIYPYLRLLFAKTGIPFDPETKEEAIRQSQEDILKAIRFRLCSKEEYRILAPLIRERKGIYVALGKWAQKKGYAGFRIDGQWYDCWQFPSLSRFKSHTIDLWIGNVNETTSFEELKKNVALALSLGKETLILCDTKNQKDYLFSTKFHCPQSGKSFDELDPRLFSFHSPLGWCPTCLGKGTMEEEEDQAEQQPLLCPDCQGKRLNALARSVFLPWPLQNTKPTIDFLCSLPIGELVGYMRSIVASAKQKEIVEKIVPEIVKRLEFICNIGLYYLSLERSSQSLSAGELQRIYLCSQLGSNLKGILYILDEPTIGLHPTENQKLLNSLEALKTKGNTLVIVEHDTETMKRADKIVDLGPGAGSEGGQVVFQGNYQALLRSQNSLTSQYLSKPMKHPLMGRERRSCKKNTAWLKIEGICSNNLHDLTVEIPLGRLVVICGVSGSGKSTLLRDGIFMAVKEALSKSHRSTTKGCWKRLSGIEAISSVCFVDQMPIGKNSRSTPLTYLGLFDSIRDLFSQTPLARQRGYTKSRFSYNSKEGRCPDCLGNGTIQISMPLLPLFYLPCESCEGKRYNPQTLEVLYKGKSIAEVLHMTVAEACHFFSSIEKLRKPFSILCEIGLSYLCLGQPTPTLSGGEAQRVKLAKELIAMEQKRIQKMFEWGAQKEPKILYLLEEPTIGLHLADIEKFLHLCQSLVEYGHTVVIIEHHPDVIAEADYVIELGPGAGKEGGKIIGTGTPEALAEIQNSPTAPFLKGIVIPSK, from the coding sequence ATGAATGAGACCGAATCGATAAGGTTGCGAAAAATCCGTACTCATAATTTAAAAGCCATCGATCTAGATATCCCGCATAAAGCTCTGACTGTCATTACTGGTCTTAGTGGCTCAGGCAAATCTTCGCTGGCATTCGATACACTATATGCCGAAGGCCAGAGCCGTTACATCGAAACCTTTCCTCCATACATAAGACAATTTCTGTTAAGAACTGAAAAACCAAAAGCCGAAGCCATTGAAGGCATTTTGCCTGCTATTGCCATTGAACAAGATAAAACGAGTGCCAATACCAGGAGTACGGTCGCTACCATGACTGGCATTGCTGATTATTTAAAACTTTTTTACACCAGGCTTGCCTATCCTCTCTGTCCTCAATGCCATCAAAAAATAAGAAAATCCTCCCCTAAGACACTGACAGAGTTTCTTTATAACGCTTATCCCCAAAAAGATTTCCTTATCTGTTTTCCCGTCCGCTTTTCTGCACATACTCCTTTCAAAGAAGCCTGCCTATTGCTTGTATCCCAGGGATACTCAAAAATTTGGTTAGAAAACAAAATAAATCGGATCGATGAAGAAATTCTAGAGAAGACGGAGTTCAATTGCCAAGAACTTTTCGTGGTTCATAGTCTCCAACGAACCGAGCCTCATAAGAGAACAGAACTTTTAGAAATCTTCGATGAGAGTTTTAAATCTGGAAAAGGTCGACTAATGATCGTCCTCCTTCCTGAGAAGGAAAGTCTTGTTTTTAGCGATCAGTTGATCTGTCCTATTGATAATATAGAATTTGAGGAACCTTTCCCTGCTCTCTTTTCTTTCAACAATCCTAAAGGGGCATGTCCTACTTGTCACGGTTTCGGAAGAATCATTACAATCGACTATGATAAAGTAATCCCAGATAAAACCCTTTCCATTGCTCAGGGAGCAATTCGACCGTTTCAATCCCCAAATTTTGCGCATTGGCAGGTTTTCTTAGAGAGAATGCTTAAAAAAAGAAAAATTTCTCTTTCAAAAAAAATCTCGGCCTACACAGCAGCCGAATGGGACTATCTTATCCATGGAGAGGCATCTGAGGAGTCCGCTGAAATTCTAGTGGAAGAAGATTGCTGGTGTGGTATAAAAGGGTTTTTTTCTATTCTTGAGAAAAAGACCTATCAGACTCATATTCGGGTTTTTCTTTCTCACTATCGTCTCTATTCCCAATGTCCAGAATGCAATGGAAGCCGTTTTAACAAAAAGACCCTCTGCTACAAAATTGATTCTGGCAAAACAGCATTTTCCATCGGAGAATTGCTCCAGTTACCCATAAACGAACTGATCCATACTGTTGAGGCGGTGGAAATTCCAGCCTTTGATCAAGCAGCAATGAGGATCAAAGAAGAAATCCTCAGTCGGCTTAGCTATCTAAACGACATTGGACTGGGTTATCTTACTCTGGATAGGGCGAGTCGGACACTTTCCGGAGGAGAAACACGACGAGCCAATTTGACTATCTGTTTAGGCAACAAACTAACCAATACGCTCTTTGTTCTTGATGAACCAACTATAGGGCTGCATCCTAAAGATTGTTCAAGGCTTATCCAACTGATCCAAAAGCTTAGAGATCAAGGCAACACCGTTGTGGTGGTGGAACATGAAGAGACGGTTATTAAGCATGCCGATTATATTGTAGAACTTGGGCCAGGAAGTGGAGCTGAAGGAGGCCAAGTCATCTATGCTGGAGACCTGCAAGGACTCTGTTCAAGCTCTTCTTCTTTAACTGGAGCCTATCTCAGTGGAAAAAAATCAATCTCTATTCCCCAAAAAAGGAGAGAGCCCCAATCCGGATTTTTAGAAATTCGCAAAGCTACCATCCATAATTTGCAAGAGCTTGATGTGGATATTCCCATCGGCTTATTTGTCACCATCACAGGCGTCAGTGGCTGTGGTAAAAGCAGTCTTGTCCAGGAGATAATCGCTTATAGTCTCCACAGAATACAAGAGATCAATCCTCCTCCAGGACCATTCTTCACAGACAGAGCCATAATCACAGGTTGGGAAAATATAGAAGAAGTTATTGAAATAGATCAATCACCTATTTTCAAAACTCCAAGATCAAATATAGCTCTTTATTTAGGCATCTGGCCTTATGTCAAACAACTTTTTGCTTCAACTGAAGCGGCTCAAATTCAAGGCCTAGAAGAAAGCCATTTTTCTATCAATTCAGGTGAAGGACGCTGTCCAAGATGCCTTGGGCTTGGCTACGAAAAAATAGAGATGCAATTTCTTTCTGACGTTTTTGTTCCTTGTTCTGTCTGCGAAGGCAAAAGATTTCAACCCTATATCCTTGCCATTCACTACCATGGGAAATCCCTCGATCAAATCTTGAGAATGACAGCAAAAGAAGCTTTAATGTTTTTTGAACCGCAGGTTGCCGATAGTTCTCGACAAGCTATTCTTCATAAAAAAATAAGCTCTTTACTTGCTCTTTTAGAAGAAGTCGGGCTTGATTACCTGCAACTTGGTCATCCACTCAATCAGCTTTCTGGAGGAGAATCTCAAAGACTAAAGATTCTAGGAATCCTTTCCGAAAAATTGTTCAACAAGAAAACAAGAAGCCATACAAAGCAGAGACTTATTATTCTAGATGAACCAACAACAGGGCTACATATTGATGATGTCAAACGGCTGATTAGCCTTTTACAAAAACTTGTTGATGCAGCGAATACGTTGGTTGTTGTTGAACATAACTTGGACCTCATTCTCTCAAGCGACTGGGTGATCGACCTTGGACCTTTAGGAGGAAAGCATGGAGGGAAGATTATTGCCCAAGGCCCTCCGGAAACTATTGCTGCAGCAAAAGAAAGTTTTACAGGGATCTTTTTGAAAGAAAAGCTTAGGGCAACCCCTTCTTTTCTTCCTACCCCCTCTTCCTTTCTCTCATCAAGAGGCCAATCTCTATTCATTCGCGGAGCCCGTCATCACAATCTAAAGTCCATTTCTCTGGAAATCGAATTAGCCAAAACAACTGTTCTTACTGGAATTAGCGGATCAGGAAAATCGACCTTGGCCTTTGACGTTCTTTTTGCTGAGAGCAGAAGAAGATTTCTAGATTCTCTTTCAGGGTATGCTAGACAATTTATCCAATCTCTTGAAAAGCCACAGGTGGACGATATAGAATGTCTGCCTCCATCGATAGCAATTGAACAAAGATCCAACAGACCTGGATCTAAGAGTACCGTCGGCACCCTTTCTGAAATCTATCCCTACCTTAGATTACTTTTTGCCAAAACAGGCATTCCCTTTGATCCAGAAACAAAAGAAGAAGCCATACGACAAAGTCAGGAAGATATTTTAAAAGCGATTCGTTTCAGACTCTGCTCAAAAGAAGAATACCGAATTTTAGCTCCTCTGATTAGAGAAAGAAAAGGTATTTATGTTGCGCTTGGGAAATGGGCTCAAAAAAAGGGCTATGCAGGCTTTCGCATAGATGGACAGTGGTATGATTGCTGGCAATTTCCCAGCCTTTCTCGATTTAAGAGTCATACCATTGATCTTTGGATCGGTAATGTCAACGAAACTACTTCATTTGAAGAGTTAAAGAAAAATGTTGCCTTGGCTTTGAGTTTAGGAAAAGAAACGCTCATTTTATGCGATACAAAAAATCAGAAAGACTATCTTTTTAGTACTAAATTTCACTGCCCCCAAAGTGGGAAAAGCTTCGATGAGCTTGATCCAAGACTATTTTCTTTCCATTCTCCCTTAGGATGGTGTCCAACCTGTCTGGGCAAGGGAACAATGGAAGAGGAAGAGGACCAGGCCGAGCAACAGCCGCTGCTTTGCCCTGACTGTCAAGGGAAAAGACTCAACGCTCTGGCTAGATCAGTTTTTCTTCCTTGGCCATTACAAAATACAAAACCGACCATTGACTTCCTCTGCTCGCTTCCTATTGGGGAGCTAGTCGGCTATATGCGCTCAATCGTGGCATCAGCAAAACAAAAAGAGATTGTAGAAAAAATCGTTCCAGAAATTGTCAAACGACTCGAATTTATTTGCAACATAGGCCTTTATTATTTAAGCTTGGAGCGATCCTCTCAATCTTTATCGGCAGGAGAACTGCAGAGAATTTATTTATGTTCCCAACTCGGTTCTAATCTCAAAGGCATCCTTTATATCCTCGATGAACCAACCATCGGACTTCATCCAACCGAGAACCAAAAACTGCTCAATAGTCTTGAAGCGCTGAAAACTAAAGGCAATACCCTTGTCATCGTCGAACATGATACAGAGACGATGAAAAGGGCGGATAAAATCGTAGATCTAGGTCCTGGAGCTGGATCAGAAGGGGGACAAGTTGTCTTTCAAGGAAATTATCAGGCTCTCCTTCGTTCTCAAAACTCTTTGACATCCCAGTATCTCTCCAAACCAATGAAGCATCCTTTGATGGGCAGAGAACGAAGAAGCTGCAAGAAGAACACAGCTTGGCTTAAGATTGAAGGGATCTGTTCGAATAATCTTCATGATTTAACTGTGGAAATACCACTTGGACGACTCGTTGTCATTTGTGGCGTTAGTGGTTCAGGCAAAAGCACATTGCTTAGAGATGGTATTTTTATGGCTGTGAAAGAGGCTCTCAGCAAATCACATAGGAGCACTACAAAAGGCTGCTGGAAGCGTCTGAGTGGTATCGAAGCCATAAGTTCAGTTTGTTTTGTTGATCAGATGCCCATAGGCAAGAACTCTAGATCAACCCCTTTAACCTATTTAGGTTTGTTTGATAGCATTAGGGATCTTTTTTCACAAACCCCACTGGCCCGACAACGCGGATATACTAAAAGCCGGTTTAGCTACAACTCTAAAGAAGGCCGATGTCCTGATTGTTTAGGCAATGGAACAATTCAGATCAGTATGCCTCTGCTTCCTCTTTTCTACCTTCCTTGCGAGTCTTGTGAAGGTAAAAGGTATAATCCACAAACCCTTGAAGTTCTGTATAAGGGAAAATCAATAGCTGAAGTGCTCCATATGACCGTTGCCGAAGCTTGCCATTTTTTTTCTTCTATCGAGAAACTAAGAAAACCCTTCTCAATCCTCTGTGAAATAGGTCTTTCGTATTTATGTCTTGGTCAGCCTACTCCCACTCTTTCAGGAGGAGAGGCTCAGAGGGTTAAACTAGCCAAAGAGCTCATCGCCATGGAGCAAAAGCGCATTCAAAAAATGTTTGAATGGGGCGCACAGAAAGAACCCAAAATCTTATATCTTTTGGAAGAACCGACTATTGGGCTTCATTTAGCCGATATTGAAAAATTCCTGCATTTATGCCAGAGCTTAGTGGAATATGGACACACCGTTGTGATCATTGAACATCATCCTGATGTTATCGCCGAAGCCGATTATGTCATCGAGCTTGGTCCAGGAGCAGGGAAAGAGGGTGGTAAAATCATAGGAACAGGAACGCCTGAAGCCTTAGCTGAAATCCAGAATAGCCCTACCGCTCCTTTTCTTAAAGGAATAGTGATTCCCTCCAAATAG
- a CDS encoding response regulator transcription factor produces the protein MKILIVEDDQKVRKHVKGALQAEGYSVEECEDGEEAQWLLENYSYDLAILDLMLPAKDGIGIVKQIRRKGISIPILFLSGRSEVSDRVHGLDAGADDYLTKPFSTIELLARVRALLRRRSPITPSVLKFEDLEMDLTRRTVTRAGQSIELTNREFELLRLLLESAPNPVNKAVITEKIWDRCFDSETALVNVHINHLRQKIHLPGLPPLLHTIRGVGFILKHPTDK, from the coding sequence ATGAAGATATTGATTGTAGAAGACGATCAAAAAGTCCGTAAGCATGTCAAAGGAGCTCTGCAAGCTGAAGGTTATAGTGTTGAGGAATGTGAAGATGGGGAAGAGGCTCAATGGCTTTTAGAAAATTACTCTTATGATTTAGCAATCCTTGATTTGATGTTGCCGGCAAAGGATGGTATTGGCATTGTGAAGCAGATTCGTCGAAAGGGGATCTCTATTCCCATTCTTTTTTTATCTGGCAGATCCGAAGTAAGCGACCGCGTCCATGGTTTAGATGCGGGTGCTGATGATTATCTAACCAAACCTTTTTCAACGATAGAACTGCTTGCCAGGGTTCGGGCTCTTTTGCGCAGACGTTCTCCTATTACTCCTTCGGTACTCAAATTCGAAGATCTGGAAATGGATCTTACCCGTAGAACGGTTACTCGTGCTGGCCAGAGCATCGAACTGACTAATAGAGAGTTTGAGCTCTTGCGACTTTTACTCGAATCAGCTCCCAACCCTGTTAATAAAGCCGTCATCACAGAAAAAATTTGGGATAGATGTTTTGATTCAGAAACTGCTTTAGTGAATGTCCATATCAATCATTTAAGACAAAAAATTCATTTGCCAGGCTTGCCTCCCCTGCTCCATACGATTAGAGGAGTTGGTTTTATTTTAAAGCATCCAACCGATAAATGA
- a CDS encoding energy transducer TonB encodes MIKVLWKNQTKTYFTAEPPLAHEEHGLFSHAIAKYQNFTNKIQIDSEVWGWILSVIFHAILLFGLGLSLFPKSNSNPPALPPSMIELVPSPEPQQPQPKTESPQQPVIHPDDMVKAVVQKPKTQPIKKPAPKPQQPVSQRVTAMAMPDYLKNPPPIYPEEARKKGEQGVVYIWVKISPAGTVSSLSIYRSSGFHDLDSAAMDAVKRWRFHPAMSGNVPVESQAVVPVQFRLTK; translated from the coding sequence ATGATAAAAGTGCTTTGGAAAAATCAAACAAAAACTTACTTTACTGCTGAGCCGCCTTTAGCCCACGAGGAGCATGGCTTGTTTTCACATGCGATTGCAAAATACCAAAATTTCACTAATAAAATTCAGATAGATTCTGAAGTTTGGGGATGGATATTATCGGTTATTTTTCACGCCATTCTGCTTTTTGGGCTTGGATTATCTCTTTTTCCTAAATCAAATTCGAATCCACCTGCGCTGCCTCCATCCATGATAGAACTTGTCCCTTCGCCAGAACCACAACAACCTCAACCAAAAACCGAATCCCCACAGCAACCCGTCATTCATCCTGATGACATGGTAAAGGCAGTCGTACAAAAACCGAAGACTCAGCCAATTAAAAAACCAGCACCCAAACCTCAACAGCCTGTTTCTCAGCGTGTTACTGCTATGGCCATGCCGGATTATCTCAAAAATCCTCCGCCCATCTATCCTGAAGAAGCCCGGAAAAAGGGAGAACAAGGAGTCGTTTATATTTGGGTGAAGATATCTCCTGCAGGTACCGTTTCTTCTCTGAGCATCTATAGGAGTTCAGGATTCCATGATCTTGATTCCGCAGCTATGGATGCTGTCAAAAGATGGAGATTTCATCCGGCAATGTCTGGGAATGTCCCAGTGGAATCTCAGGCAGTTGTCCCTGTCCAGTTCCGCTTGACTAAGTAA
- a CDS encoding alpha-keto acid decarboxylase family protein: protein MTTTQYLARQLLAHKVLHVFGVPGDYSLKILDTFIKEGLQIINTCDEQGAGFAADAYARLNGLSAVCITYCVGGLKVTNPIAEAYAEKSPVLVISGAPGISERKKDPLLHHKVKDFNTQLKVFEALTVYAAILENPRDIGEQILKAIWLALQYKRPAYLEIPRDMATAEIAMPDEVSISGDFHSDPKALEEALTEAKQMIEAATQPLILADVEIQRFGLQKELEQLTEATGIPVSATLLGKSVIAETHPHYIGVYEGATGSEEVCAFFEKSDCLILLGVFMTDITLGSTRSVLDMGKCIYATSEKLMIRHHTFEDVRFEDFVRGLLSLNIRKTLPQNLPHPSIPSIDRIDENQSVSVNSFFTIVNTFLSSQTVVIADVGESLFGSIDLVIHESTEFISPAYYASVGFSIPAAIGAALAKPHLIPFVICGDGAFQMTGIELSTTCRYKLHPIILLLNNSGYSTERIFLDGPFNDLMNWNYSKITELLGCGKSCVVKTNRELKKAIERAIETRDSFWLIEVVIDAADRSKALRRMAQRIMP from the coding sequence ATGACAACTACCCAATATCTCGCTCGACAACTGCTGGCCCACAAGGTTCTACATGTATTTGGAGTGCCTGGAGACTATTCGCTAAAAATTCTTGATACATTTATCAAAGAAGGTCTACAGATCATCAATACCTGTGATGAACAAGGAGCTGGTTTTGCTGCGGACGCTTATGCTAGACTCAATGGGCTAAGCGCTGTTTGCATCACTTACTGTGTAGGAGGACTCAAAGTCACCAATCCAATAGCCGAAGCATATGCGGAAAAATCGCCCGTGCTTGTCATCAGCGGAGCACCAGGCATAAGTGAAAGAAAAAAAGATCCTCTCCTCCATCATAAGGTAAAAGATTTTAACACCCAGTTGAAGGTTTTTGAAGCTTTAACTGTGTATGCAGCCATTTTAGAAAATCCTCGAGACATTGGAGAGCAGATCCTAAAAGCCATTTGGCTGGCACTTCAATACAAAAGACCCGCCTACTTAGAAATTCCTAGAGATATGGCAACTGCTGAAATAGCTATGCCTGATGAAGTATCTATTTCGGGAGATTTTCATTCCGATCCAAAAGCTTTGGAGGAAGCTCTAACGGAAGCAAAGCAAATGATAGAAGCTGCCACCCAGCCGCTAATTCTGGCAGATGTGGAAATTCAGAGATTTGGCCTGCAAAAGGAGCTCGAGCAGCTAACCGAGGCAACCGGCATTCCCGTAAGCGCCACTCTGTTGGGTAAATCGGTTATAGCTGAAACCCATCCTCATTATATCGGCGTTTATGAAGGAGCAACAGGAAGCGAAGAGGTATGCGCCTTTTTTGAAAAAAGCGACTGTCTGATCCTCCTGGGAGTGTTTATGACCGACATTACTTTAGGCTCAACACGATCGGTATTAGATATGGGCAAATGTATCTATGCGACAAGCGAAAAGCTGATGATCCGTCACCATACCTTTGAAGATGTTCGCTTTGAAGACTTCGTCCGAGGCCTTTTGTCTTTAAACATTCGAAAGACACTTCCTCAGAATCTTCCCCATCCTTCCATCCCTTCCATCGATCGGATCGATGAAAATCAAAGCGTATCAGTTAATTCTTTTTTTACAATCGTCAACACCTTTTTATCTTCGCAAACTGTTGTCATTGCTGATGTTGGCGAGTCGCTTTTTGGTTCCATAGATCTGGTTATCCATGAAAGCACTGAATTCATCAGTCCCGCCTACTATGCTTCTGTTGGATTTTCTATTCCTGCTGCTATAGGAGCAGCATTAGCAAAACCTCATCTTATTCCTTTTGTCATCTGTGGAGATGGTGCTTTTCAAATGACTGGTATTGAGCTTTCTACTACCTGCCGATATAAGCTCCATCCCATTATCCTGTTGTTGAATAACAGTGGATATTCTACTGAACGGATTTTTCTAGATGGACCATTCAACGATCTCATGAATTGGAATTATAGCAAAATTACTGAGTTGTTAGGCTGTGGAAAATCTTGCGTGGTAAAAACAAATAGAGAACTGAAAAAGGCGATTGAAAGAGCCATTGAAACCAGAGATTCCTTCTGGCTTATAGAAGTTGTTATCGATGCCGCTGATCGCTCTAAGGCTTTACGAAGAATGGCGCAGCGTATTATGCCCTAA
- a CDS encoding sensor histidine kinase yields MLRRWHLFTVVFSFIFLFLSAIFHWIAAAKEARFLQSKEHRRELVRWEASYALAMVVSFGVAGYALAKLLSKPIGQLRSDLELIDPHNPWQRIKADRYPEEFLPLVNEINKLLSKIQKVVEESGKEAAELVHELRVPLTLAKIRLEKSLEKMDPEIAEAIESELERLQQHMERAILLTKAEKGNLTIRWEKMELEKTTEIIIEGFRLLCENEGRHIHVEKEAGISIEADRAYLKQILYNLMANAMKHGFGDITIRMKKIGANSAQLYVFNRIKPTKTRPGNLGLGKRIIQALVSVHGNMTIRYKQLHSLYCAKLSIFPRITKT; encoded by the coding sequence ATGTTAAGACGCTGGCATCTTTTTACTGTTGTTTTTTCTTTCATTTTTCTTTTCTTATCCGCTATTTTCCATTGGATCGCTGCCGCAAAAGAAGCCCGGTTCCTTCAATCCAAAGAGCATCGAAGAGAATTAGTCCGCTGGGAAGCCTCTTATGCTTTAGCAATGGTTGTCAGTTTTGGGGTCGCAGGCTATGCTCTTGCAAAATTGTTAAGTAAACCAATTGGACAACTGCGTTCTGATCTTGAGCTTATTGACCCACATAACCCATGGCAAAGAATTAAAGCCGATCGTTATCCCGAAGAATTTTTACCTCTCGTCAATGAAATCAACAAGCTGCTTTCTAAAATTCAAAAGGTCGTTGAAGAGTCTGGGAAAGAAGCTGCTGAATTAGTTCATGAACTGCGAGTGCCGTTAACCCTTGCAAAAATTAGATTAGAAAAATCACTGGAAAAAATGGACCCTGAAATCGCTGAAGCGATTGAGTCTGAACTGGAGCGGCTGCAACAGCATATGGAAAGAGCTATTCTTTTAACTAAAGCTGAAAAAGGTAACCTGACCATCCGTTGGGAAAAAATGGAACTTGAGAAAACTACAGAAATCATTATCGAAGGCTTTAGACTTCTTTGTGAAAACGAAGGCCGTCACATCCATGTGGAAAAAGAAGCTGGAATCTCTATTGAAGCCGATCGAGCCTATCTCAAACAGATTCTTTATAACTTAATGGCCAATGCCATGAAGCATGGCTTTGGAGATATTACGATACGAATGAAAAAAATAGGCGCGAACAGCGCCCAACTCTATGTTTTCAACAGAATCAAACCAACAAAGACAAGACCTGGCAATTTAGGGCTTGGGAAAAGAATTATTCAAGCACTCGTATCAGTTCATGGTAACATGACGATCCGCTACAAACAGCTACATTCCCTATATTGTGCTAAGCTTTCCATTTTTCCGAGGATAACTAAAACCTAA